From Triticum aestivum cultivar Chinese Spring chromosome 4A, IWGSC CS RefSeq v2.1, whole genome shotgun sequence, a single genomic window includes:
- the LOC123082175 gene encoding uncharacterized protein, with amino-acid sequence MAPLIDDVTAEILLRLPPDEPEHLFRAALVCKPWLRVLRDPGFRRRYRTFHGTPPLLGLLHRLQVIQGDPAPRLAPTTSAPLSPYPDCDRSRALDCRHGRVLLHVWVRGRGWHFTVWDPVTGDQQSLPEPGIPWLIYTAAVFCPVAGCGHLDCHGGPFRVVFVATDDYDELVKAAVYSSGTAAWSTPVTLDDGCESYVRHRRDVLAADGSFYYIPYVEPRRGVVIGDETYFALREGNAIIKYDWAKNCISMVDPPDPNVYDDVALMAMEDGSLGFPCLENSSLCLFSRKVNAEGDAEWMRCRAIKLEKVIPVANPDEEPVVVGCAEGVGVIFVSTDVGLFTIKLNSGLVKKVAESGKYFSVLPYMGFYTPDRGRFSSLARLTDV; translated from the exons ATGGCGCCGCTGATCGACGACGTCACCgccgagatcctcctccgcctgCCGCCGGACGAGCCCGAGCACCTCTTCCGCGCCGCGCTCGTCTGCAAGCCCTGGCTCCGCGTTCTCCGCGACCCCGGCTTCCGCCGCCGGTACCGCACCTTCCACGGCACCCCTCCGCTTCTGGGCCTCCTCCACAGGCTCCAGGTCATCCAAGGAGACCCCGCGCCCCGGCTCGCCCCCACCACATCGGCGCCCCTCTCTCCCTACCCCGACTGCGACCGCTCGCGGGCGCTTGACTGCCGGCATGGCCGCGTCCTTCTCCACGTGTGGGTCAGGGGCAGGGGTTGGCATTTCACCGTCTGGGACCCCGTCACCGGCGACCAGCAGAGCCTCCCGGAGCCCGGCATCCCGTGGCTGATCTACACCGCCGCCGTGTTCTGCCCTGTGGCCGGCTGCGGCCACCTTGACTGCCACGGCGGCCCCTTCCGGGTTGTCTTTGTGGCCACCGACGACTACGACGAGCTAGTCAAGGCGGCAGTGTACTCATCAGGGACAGCTGCGTGGAGCACGCCAGTGACACTCGACGACGGCTGTGAATCCTATGTTCGGCACAGGCGAGATGTTCTTGCTGCTGATGGATCATTCTACTATATCCCCTATGTCGAGCCTAGGCGGGGTGTCGTTATTGGAGATGAAACCTACTTCGCGCTTCGTGAGGGTAACGCAATCATCAAATATGACTGGGCCAAGAATTGCATATCCATGGTTGATCCACCGGACCCGAATGTGTACGACGACGTTGCCCTCATGGCGATGGAGGACGGTTCACTGGGGTTTCCCTGCCTTGAGAATTCCAGCCTTTGTCTGTTCTCAAGGAAGGTGAATGCAGAAGGAGATGCAGAATGGATGCGCTGCAGGGCCATCAAGCTGGAGAAAGTTATACCTGTAGCCAATCCTGATGAGGAACCAGTCGTTGTCGGATGTGCAGAGGGTGTGGGTGTCATATTCGTGAGCACAGATGTTGGCTTGTTCACAATCAAGCTAAATTCTGGGCTGGTTAAGAAGGTCGCGGAGTCTGGGAAGTACTTCAGCGTCTTACCCTACATGGGCTTCTACACTCCAG ACCGTGGTAGATTTTCATCGCTAGCGAGGCTCACTGATGTCTGA
- the LOC123082174 gene encoding uncharacterized protein, with amino-acid sequence MAPSLPPPPLIEDVTDEILLRLPPDEPEHLFRAALVCKTWLRTLCDPGFLRRYRTFHGTPPLLGLLHRLQVLEGPPARRFASTTSVPDFPHPSSGDPWERALDCRHGRVLIYMRTDDNADYLVWDPVTGERHGVPSPDIDWLIESAVVLCAADGCDHLDCHGGPFRVVFAATHDYKDTIFASVYSSETGVWSVPVCLDKSCEVFAQHMREGLADRPYYTPYLQPRRGTLVGDAVYFTVRWGNPIVKYDLGKNCLSMIDPPAEDVYYVSLMVMENSSLGFACTRDSSLRMWSRKVDTEEAADWVQYRVIELEKTIPVANPDDIPVVVGFAEGVGVIFISTCIGLFMIKLKSGLVRKVGESGVYFSVLPYMSFYTPDRGRLLSLARTN; translated from the exons ATGGCGCCGTCACTCCCGCCTCCGCCGCTGATCGAAGACGTCACCGacgagatcctcctccgcctcccgccggacGAGCCCGAGCACCTCTTCCGCGCCGCCCTCGTCTGCAAGACGTGGCTCCGCACCCTCTGCGACCCTGGCTTCCTCCGCCGCTACCGCACCTTCCACGGCACCCctcccctcctcggcctcctccacaGGCTCCAGGTCCTCGAAGGACCCCCCGCGCGTCGCTTCGCCTCTACCACATCGGTGCCGGACTTcccccacccgagctccggcgacccctGGGAGCGCGCCCTCGACTGCCGCCACGGCCGCGTCCTCATCTATATGAGGACGGACGACAATGCGGACTACCTCGTCTGGGATCCCGTCACGGGCGAGCGCCACGGCGTGCCCTCGCCGGACATCGATTGGCTCATCGAGTCTGCGGTGGTGCTCTGTGCCGCCGACGGCTGCGACCACCTCGACTGCCACGGCGGCCCCTTCCGCGTGGTCTTCGCGGCCACCCACGACTACAAAGATACCATATTTGCGAGCGTCTACTCATCAGAGACGGGTGTGTGGAGCGTGCCAGTGTGTCTTGACAAGAGCTGTGAAGTCTTTGCCCAGCATATGCGAGAGGGGCTTGCAGACAGACCATACTACACGCCCTATCTCCAGCCTAGGCGAGGCACCCTTGTTGGAGATGCAGTCTACTTCACAGTTCGGTGGGGTAATCCAATCGTCAAGTATGACTTGGGCAAGAATTGCTTATCCATGATTGACCCACCGGCAGAGGACGTCTACTACGTTTCCCTCATGGTGATGGAGAACAGTTCACTGGGCTTTGCCTGCACTCGGGATTCCAGCCTTCGTATGTGGTCAAGGAAGGTGGATACAGAAGAAGCTGCTGACTGGGTACAATACAGGGTCATTGAGCTGGAGAAAACAATTCCTGTTGCCAATCCTGATGACATACCAGTTGTGGTCGGCTTTGCGGAGGGTGTCGGTGTCATCTTCATTAGCACATGTATTGGCTTATTTATGATCAAGCTCAAGTCAGGGTTGGTTAGGAAGGTTGGCGAGTCTGGGGTCTACTTTAGCGTCCTACCCTACATGAGCTTCTACACTCCAG ATCGTGGCAGATTGTTGTCGCTGGCAAGGACTAACTGA